The nucleotide sequence AAAGAAACATACAGCAAAAGTGAATATCCGATTGTGGCTTCCGTATTTTACAACAGACTTAGGAAAGGCATGAGACTCCAATCAGATCCCACAATTATTTATGGAGTCTATCCAATATTTGACGGAAATCTTCAGGATAAACATCTTGAAAATGCCGGAAACCCTTACAATACTTACCAACACTCAGGACTGCCCCCAACTCCCATCTGCTCACCCTCAAAAGGAGCTTTAAAAGGGGTAGCAAATCCAGCTGATACCGATTATCTTTACTTTGTTGCCGGAGAAAACGGCAGCCACCTTTTCAGCGAAACTTACCGAGAGCACGTTAACAAAGTAAACCGCCACCAGAAATAAGAATGCCGTGATGCGTGGTACCGTAATGCGTGATGAGTAATGCGTGGAGATAGTGAGTTAGTGAAGTAGTGAAATGGTGAGATAGGGAGATATATGTGAGGAACAAAAATTGTCACCTCGACCGCAGATGAGGGATCTCGTTGCCAAACAGCCTTGTTTTTATACCCCATCCTAACCGAGCACTTAACGCTTTAAGTGCTCGATTGCAATGACGGGACAAGTGGCGTCATCGCGAGGGCTCAGCCCGCGGCGATCTCATGCCTCATATGTGAGATTGCTTCGTCGTTTCCACTCCTCGCAATGTTCCGTGTTAAAAGTCAAGCATTTTTTGCAACCAAAGTTAAATTATTTGCATGATCCGGATCATACGGTTTGCCACTTTTCAATACACCAAGTGCCTGCCTTATCAACTTGTGTCAACACCGAAATAGAATTCCCCGAAATCACCGGCTGAAAATTCCCCAGTGCATTTAAATTTTTTTAAAATGACACATTGTCATTTGGTGATACCCTCTGTCAGAGAATCGTTTTTTCTGTTCTCATCTGAGTTAGTCTGTCTTTCAAAGAATCCAGCCTTTTTCTTTTCTTTAATACGATAACTCTCTCCCTTGATGTTTATAGTGTTGGAGTGGTGCAGCAAACGATCAAGAATTGCAGTTGCAAGTACCGTATCACCGAATATTTCTCCCCAAGCACCATACGACTTGTTGGAGGTCAGAATAACAGCTCCTTTTTCATATCTTTCCGATATTATCTGAAAGAAAAAATGTGCGGCTTCATCCTCCATGCGCCGATATCCAATTTCGTCAATCACCAAGACATCAGGCTTCGTATATTTCTTCATTTTTCGCTTTATTGTGTTATTATAATAAGCAGCCTGAAGGGTTTCCACGAGCTCATGGGCTGTAGTGAAATATACAGAATAACGCTTTGCAATTGCCTCAAGCGCCAACGCAACAGCAAGGTGGGTCTTACCAACGCCAGGAGGTCCCATAAATATTAAATTTTCCCGATGTTCAATAAATTGTAGTGTTGCCAAATCGTTGATACGCCTTTTGTCAATAGATGGCTGGAAATCAAAGTCAAACTGATCCAGTGTCTTGTAAAAGGGGAGGTTTGATAACCGCTTCTTCATCTTTATAAACCTCGAATGCTTTGCTGCCAGCTCATCCTGTAAAAGCTTGTCTAAAAATTCCAAATAGAGACTTTTGAATCATCCTAATATTTTTAAATTTCATTAATTTTGCAGCTAAATTTGTTAACTACCACTTTTTTAAACAACATTATCAGCAAAAACAAAGGTATTTGTTTGTTTAAATTGCCTCAAATTGTCCAAAATAGGTAATTTTGGACACACCTGTATGGTTAAATCTTGTCAAATCATTCTTAAAGCACCCTTTCTCAGATTATATGCCATACAATGTATAGACAATTCCAGCCTAACCTTATCAATACCTATAAATCGGCTACGAGTATAACCAAAATGAAGCTTAATCAATCCAATTGCCTGCTCAACGACATAACGAACCTTGCTTACTGCCTTGTTATGAAATTTCTGAAATCCTGTAAGTGGCTTATTCCGCGCTGCCTTATACATTATCATATCTGCATAGGTTCCTGATATGTCTTTGCGGTTAGATTCACTGCTGTAGCCTTTATCTGCATATATTGCCGTTCCCTTAGGCAAATTAAGCTTTTGTAATAAAGGTGCCAAATTCCGCACCTCACTCTCTCTGGCACTCTTTACCATTTCTCCCAATATATAACCGTCCGAATTTACACAGAAAAATTGTTTGTAGCCATAATACGCTCTATTACCCTTCTTTAACCAACTCGCATCAGTGTCCTTCGAATAACTTATGTTGCTTTCATTATTCCCTCCGGAACCACCACAGGAACTATCATTGTCATCATCTCCTTCATGCCGATCTTCTGCAATATCATTTACTACTTTACGGGGACGGCACGAGGACTCTACCAATGTCGCATCTATTATCGCTTCCTTCCTGCTTTTCACTATTAAATTTGATTCCGATAACTGCCTGTTTATCTCTGAAAATAATTCGTCAAATATCTCCAATTCAAGTAATCTGCTCCGAAACCTGCTGATGGTACTGTGATCCGGAACTTCTCCGGATACACTTACTCCTACAAATCTTATTACTGACAACCGATCCTTTAAGGCAAATTCAGCCTGAGGGTCACTCAGCTTTTCCCACGACTGTACTAAAAGTATTTTAAACAAAAGTAACGGGGAATAAGCTCTGCTGCCAGATGTGTTCTTAGTCCATCTGTATTTCTTATCAAGGATTGATTTTACTTTCTTCCAGTCTATAAGTGAATTTATCTTATCAAGATAAGTCGAATCATTAGCTTTAAAGTCTAACATTGAATCTAATACTGTGGATTCTATGTACTTTTCCATAACAACTCCTTTTGTCTTTAATAAATAATACATATTATCACATAATATCATAATAGTAAAGATAAAATATATTAACTTCAAATGTTTTCATTTTTTCTTGTGCAAAGGTTTCAAATATGATATGTCTTCTTTAGAAGCCGCTTCCGAATGATTGTGGAGAATCTCGGGGATTTGAGTAAGCCCCAGCTGATGGAAGGCTTCATTGAGTCGTTCGTGAATAATCATTGGTTTACCTCCAAAGCGAATTGCTCATATACTGAAAGGTCTCTTTGAGTCACTTCGGGGGCTGAATGTTCATCCAGGCGTGGTAAAGGTTGGCTGACCTTGTTTTTGCCTGAACTGAAAATGCCCCTGAAGTGCTCTTTTTCCCTTTTTACCTGATATTTTACAGTTGCTTTTTTATGCTCTGCAATTTTTTCATTCCCGCTGTATATACAGATTAACCCTTTTTTGTCATCCTGTACGTGAACTATGCTGCCCACATATTGAAAAGGTACTGAGTACATACTTGCACAATAAGATACTAAACAGTCGTTAGTCACTTTTCTTGGATAATAATCCACCAGCTCAAATGGTATTTGGTTGAAAGGTCTCAGTTTTTCTTTTTCTGTGTACCACCGCTCTATAGGTCTTTCTTTGGTTGTATTATGTATGCGAGCGTTAGCATGTGTATTTACCCAATCCAAAGCTTTAGCATTTAAATCGTCAAGATCATTGAATGTCCGAACTCTTTGCCAAAAGTTTTTCTTTACATAACCGATCCCATTTTCTACCTTGCCTTTTGTTCTGGGGCGATAAAACCTACAGCGTTTTAGTGTAAATCCGTGGTGTTCGGCGAAACGGGCAAAACGCTTATTCCAAATAACTCCGCCTTTCTCATCCACATCGCTGACTACTGTCTTCATGTTATCATA is from Flexistipes sinusarabici DSM 4947 and encodes:
- a CDS encoding IS5 family transposase, whose product is MYYLLKTKGVVMEKYIESTVLDSMLDFKANDSTYLDKINSLIDWKKVKSILDKKYRWTKNTSGSRAYSPLLLFKILLVQSWEKLSDPQAEFALKDRLSVIRFVGVSVSGEVPDHSTISRFRSRLLELEIFDELFSEINRQLSESNLIVKSRKEAIIDATLVESSCRPRKVVNDIAEDRHEGDDDNDSSCGGSGGNNESNISYSKDTDASWLKKGNRAYYGYKQFFCVNSDGYILGEMVKSARESEVRNLAPLLQKLNLPKGTAIYADKGYSSESNRKDISGTYADMIMYKAARNKPLTGFQKFHNKAVSKVRYVVEQAIGLIKLHFGYTRSRFIGIDKVRLELSIHCMAYNLRKGALRMI
- the istA gene encoding IS21 family transposase produces the protein MVKNGEYFMIKEMKEKGMTITAISEHLNRDRKTVRKWLREGVPEGYSRQVIKAGKLDPFKDYIIHRMEEEGCFNSVVLYDEIRDMGYTGKMTILRDFMQPLRPQLREKATVRFETPAGRQAQVDWGEVTVNWNGTSKKLHIFVMLLSYSRMIYVEFMEDEKLDTLIGCHTRAFNFFEGVVETCLYDNMKTVVSDVDEKGGVIWNKRFARFAEHHGFTLKRCRFYRPRTKGKVENGIGYVKKNFWQRVRTFNDLDDLNAKALDWVNTHANARIHNTTKERPIERWYTEKEKLRPFNQIPFELVDYYPRKVTNDCLVSYCASMYSVPFQYVGSIVHVQDDKKGLICIYSGNEKIAEHKKATVKYQVKREKEHFRGIFSSGKNKVSQPLPRLDEHSAPEVTQRDLSVYEQFALEVNQ